The following proteins are co-located in the Vigna angularis cultivar LongXiaoDou No.4 chromosome 2, ASM1680809v1, whole genome shotgun sequence genome:
- the LOC108329188 gene encoding adenosylhomocysteinase, with translation MSLLVEKTTSGREYKVKDLSQADFGRLEIELAEVEMPGLISCRTEFGPSQPFKGARITGSLHMTIQTAVLIETLTALGAEVRWCSCNIFSTQDHAAAAIARDSAAVFAWKGETLQEYWWCTERALDWGPGGGPDLIIDDGGDATLLIHEGVKAEELYEKTGALPDPASTDNAEFQIVLTIIRDGLKTDPTRYRKMKERIVGVSEETTTGVKRLYQMQASGTLLFPAINVNDSVTKSKFDNLYGCRHSLPDGLMRATDVMIAGKVAVVAGYGDVGKGCAAALKQAGARVIVTEIDPICALQALMEGLQVLTLEDVVSEADIFVTTTGNKDIIMVDHMRKMKNNAIVCNIGHFDNEIDMLGLETYPGVKRITIKPQTDRWVFPETNIGIIVLAEGRLMNLGCATGHPSFVMSCSFTNQVIAQLELWKEKSTGKYKKEVYVLPKHLDEKVAALHLGKLGAKLTKLTKSQADYISVPVEGPYKPALYRY, from the exons ATGTCTCTGTTGGTCGAGAAAACCACAAGCGGCCGCGAGTACAAGGTCAAGGACCTTTCCCAGGCGGACTTCGGCCGCCTGGAGATCGAGCTCGCGGAGGTGGAGATGCCGGGCCTCATATCCTGCCGGACTGAGTTCGGCCCATCACAGCCCTTCAAAGGGGCCCGCATCACCGGCTCCCTCCACATGACCATCCAGACCGCCGTGCTGATTGAGACCCTCACCGCCCTTGGCGCCGAGGTTCGCTGGTGCTCCTGCAACATCTTCTCCACGCAGGACCACGCCGCTGCTGCTATCGCTCGCGACAGCGCTGCTGTGTTCGCCTGGAAGGGAGAGACCCTCCAGGAGTACTGGTGGTGCACCGAGCGCGCCCTTGACTGGGGCCCCGGCGGCGGTCCTGACCTCATCATCGACGACGGTGGTGACGCCACCCTCCTCATCCACGAGGGTGTCAAGGCCGAGGAGCTCTATGAGAAAACCGGCGCGCTCCCCGACCCCGCTTCCACTGACAACGCTGAGTTCCAGATCGTGCTTACCATCATTAGAGATGGGTTGAAGACCGACCCCACCAGGTACCGCAAGATGAAGGAGCGTATTGTTGGTGTTTCTGAGGAGACTACCACTGGTGTGAAGAGGCTGTATCAGATGCAGGCCAGTGGGACTCTTCTGTTCCCTGCTATTAATGTCAATGACTCTGTCACCAAGAGCAag TTTGACAACTTGTATGGGTGCCGTCATTCTCTGCCCGACGGTCTGATGAGGGCTACTGATGTTATGATTGCGGGGAAGGTGGCTGTCGTGGCTGGATATGGTGATGTTGGCAAGGGTTGTGCTGCTGCGTTGAAGCAGGCTGGTGCTCGTGTCATCGTGACTGAGATTGATCCCATCTGTGCCCTCCAGGCTCTCATGGAAGGCCTTCAGGTTTTGACCTTGGAGGATGTTGTATCCGAGGCTGATATCTTTGTTACCACAACAGGTAACAAGGACATCATTATGGTTGACCACATGAGGAAAATGAAGAACAATGCCATTGTTTGCAACATTGGTCACTTTGACAATGAGATCGACATGCTGGGGCTGGAGACCTACCCAGGTGTGAAGCGCATCACAATCAAGCCCCAGACTGACAGGTGGGTCTTCCCTGAGACCAACATCGGCATCATTGTCTTGGCCGAGGGACGTTTGATGAACTTAGGATGTGCTACAGGACACCCCAGTTTTGTGATGTCTTGCTCCTTCACCAACCAGGTCATTGCCCAGCTTGAGTTGTGGAAGGAGAAGAGCACTGGGAAGTATAAGAAGGAGGTTTATGTTTTGCCCAAGCACCTTGATGAGAAGGTGGCTGCACTTCACCTTGGCAAACTTGGAGCTAAGCTCACCAAGCTCACGAAGTCTCAGGCTGATTACATCAGTGTGCCTGTTGAGGGTCCATACAAGCCTGCTCTCTACAGGTACTAA
- the LOC108328678 gene encoding uncharacterized protein LOC108328678 — protein MVFETRRGGCKEHPHDKQSPGVCPSCLREKLSQLYSTNPIIDPLCFSPQSPASPHQSFSSSRGGGHRKPRFRRNASLVAAESGSSVQGLNLKKSKSLAFASKSRGRERDVSGRKKDGFWSKVLKLNKRDTRNSIVTSKT, from the coding sequence ATGGTGTTTGAAACAAGAAGAGGAGGGTGCAAGGAGCACCCACACGATAAGCAATCACCTGGTGTTTGTCCCTCTTGTTTGAGGGAAAAACTCTCGCAGTTGTACAGCACCAACCCTATTATTGATCCTCTTTGTTTTTCTCCACAATCACCTGCTTCTCCTCATCAATCTTTTTCTTCGAGTCGGGGTGGTGGCCACCGTAAACCACGGTTCCGGCGAAACGCTTCGCTGGTGGCGGCGGAATCTGGTTCGAGCGTGCAGGGTTTGAACTTGAAGAAGAGCAAGTCGCTTGCGTTTGCTTCGAAGAGtagagggagagagagggatGTGAGTGGAAGGAAGAAAGATGGGTTTTGGTCAAAGGTGCTCAAACTCAATAAAAGAGACACACGAAACTCCATCGTCACTTCTAAGAcctga